One genomic region from Artemia franciscana chromosome 17, ASM3288406v1, whole genome shotgun sequence encodes:
- the LOC136037638 gene encoding procathepsin L-like produces the protein MVGVASSGSSKAYILPSIVHIKNRVNLKKGDGPIASISAPTKKLAQQTKDVADKYGTVSRIRSTCVFGGSPNNETEHKTCTMKQITLKYLLTAVLIFFLAAVFLQFSNALSQSNLLADEWHLFKARYKKEYPSQLEEEYRMKIFFENKHKIAKHNILYDKGEKSYQVAMNQFGDLHHCEFKCIMMGYLNKKRNLSFAKSTYTFMEPANVAVPESVDWREKGAVTSVKYQGRCGSCWAFSAIGALEGQTFRKTGKLISLSEQNLIDCSREHGNLGCKGGRTEETFQYIKDNKGIDTENEYHYEAKENLCRDNQRKRSVVALGFVDIPSGEEDKLKAAVATVGPVSVAIDASHKNFQFYSKGVYYEPSCRTSSKHLSHSVLVIGYGSDNGKDYWLVKNSWSENWGDEGYLKIARNRNNHCGIATRALYPIV, from the coding sequence ATGGTAGGCGTCGCATCAAGTGGATCAAGTAAAGCCTATATACTGCCATCAATCGTCCACATTAAAAACAGggtaaatcttaaaaaaggagatGGACCCATAGCTTCAATTTCGGCTCCAACTAAAAAATTAGCACAACAGACCAAAGATGTGGCGGACAAATATGGAACAGTATCTCGCATAAGAAGCACATGTGTCTTCGGTGGGTCTCCAAACAATGAAACTGAACATAAGACTTGCACAATGAAGCAGATTACTTTGAAATATTTACTGACAGCTGTACTGATATTTTTCCTGGCAGCTGTATTTTTACAGTTCAGTAATGCATTATCACAGTCAAATTTACTTGCTGATGAATGGCATCTATTCAAGGCTAGATACAAGAAAGAATATCCAAGCCAACTTGAGGAAGAATATAGAATGaagatttttttcgaaaataagcacaaaattGCCAAACATAACATCCTTTATGATAAAGGCGAAAAGTCGTATCAAGTTGCAATGAATCAGTTCGGAGATCTTCATCATTGTGAATTTAAATGTATCATGATGGGATACCTGAATAAGAAACGAAATTTGTCTTTTGCTAAGAGCACTTATACTTTTATGGAGCCTGCTAATGTTGCAGTTCCAGAATCTGTTGACTGGAGGGAAAAAGGAGCCGTAACTTCTGTAAAATACCAAGGACGGTGTGGTTCATGTTGGGCATTTTCAGCTATTGGTGCCTTGGAAGGTCAAACTTTCAGAAAAACAGGGAAGCTCATTTCTTTGAGCGAACAGAACTTGATTGATTGTTCTCGAGAACATGGAAATTTAGGATGCAAAGGCGGACGGACGGAAGAAACTTTCCAGTATATAAAAGATAACAAGGGAATTGACACGGAAAATGAATATCATTATGAAGCTAAAGAAAATTTATGTCGTGATAATCAAAGGAAACGAAGTGTAGTTGCCCTTGGCTTTGTCGATATCCCATCTGGTGAAGAAGATAAACTTAAGGCAGCTGTTGCCACGGTTGGACCTGTATCTGTTGCCATTGATGCGTCTCATAAAAATTTCCAATTCTATTCTAAAGGTGTTTACTATGAACCATCTTGTAGAACATCATCTAAGCACCTTAGCCACTCAGTTCTTGTGATTGGTTATGGTTCTGATAATGGCAAAGACTATTGGCTCGTTAAAAACTCATGGTCTGAGAACTGGGGAGACGAAGGGTACCTCAAGATTGCTCGCAATCGCAATAACCATTGTGGTATTGCCACTAGAGCTCTCTATCCAATTGTATAA
- the LOC136038210 gene encoding uncharacterized protein LOC136038210, whose translation MIIPVLDPLEQVVTAYFPKGLWYDYETFRLVSEGEEIMDLESPSGKVRLAIRGGGIIPTQSPNVTTARTRLSPFELIAALDEEQKACGSLYWDDGISIETAPRNSPL comes from the exons ATGATAATTCCTGTCCTGGATCCATTGGAACAAGTAGTAACTGCCTATTTTCCAAAGGGCCTATGGTATGATTATGAAACATTTCGACTTGTGTCAGAAGGAGAAGAAATCATGGATTTGGAATCTCCTTCCGGAAAGGTTCGCCTTGCTATAAGGG GTGGGGGTATTATCCCAACTCAGTCACCCAACGTGACAACCGCGCGTACACGACTTAGTCCCTTTGAGCTAATAGCTGCTTTGGATGAAGAACAAAAAGCCTGTGGTAGCCTCTATTGGGATGATGGAATCTCTATAG AGACGGCACCCAGAAATTCGCCACTGTGA